Below is a window of Methanobrevibacter sp. DNA.
GTATGGTTATTCTCAATAACTCCAATGGTATAATTGATTACTTTACCATCGTGATATACAGGCAAGTCATCGAAAGATAATTTCCAGTCATTGCCTGGGAATAAAGTAGCATTAGCAACAGGAACACCATCAGCATATAGAATAATTTCTATTTCTGGTGTACTGGTCTTTTCTTTTTCTTCTGTGTCTTTCCAAACTTTAGTAATGTTTACTGCAGTAATAACAGGAACGTGTGTATTAACAACAGTGAAATCATGTGCTCCATTTACTGAAATCGCAGTGGTATAATTAGCAACGCTAATTTCTTCAACGGAATACTCAATCATATTACCGTCTTTATAGACAGGTAAGTTTTCGAAAGAAGCACTCCAATCGTCAGAAGCATCTAAAACAGCAAAACCAACAACATTACCATCAGCAACTAAAACAACAGTTACACTAGAAGGTCTTACACCGTCAGTATTGTTATTGTCCATCCAGACTTTTGTAATATTTACAGCAGTCACAACAGGAACGTGTGTATTAACAACAGTGAAATCATAATCTCCAACAACAGAAATTACAGATGTGTAATTAGCAACACTAACTTCCTCAACAGAATACTCAATCACTTCACCAGCATCATAGACAGGTAAATCAGTGAAAGAAGCACTCCAATCGTTAGAAGCATCTAAAACAGTGGTTCCAACAACATTACCATCAGCAACTAAAACAACAGTAACATTAACAGGTCTAACACCATCTTGATCGTCATTGTCCCTCCAAACTTTAGTAACATTAACAACAGTTACAACAGGAACATGAGTGTTAACAACACTGAAATCATAATCTCCAACAACAGAAATTACAGAAGTGTAATTAGCAACACTAACTTCCTCAACAGAATACTCAATCACTTCACCATCATCATAGACAGGTAAATCAGTGAAAGAAGCACTCCAATCGTTAGAAGCATCCAAAACAGCAGAACCAACAACACTACCATCAGCAACTAAAACAACAGTAACATTAACAGGTCTAACACCATCTTGATCGTCATTGTCCCTCCAAACTTTAGTAACATTAACAACAGTTACAACAGGAACATGAGTGTTAACAACACTGAAATCATAATCTCCAACAACAGAAATTACAGAAGTGTAATTAGCAACACTAACTTCCTCAACAGAATACTCAATCACTTCACCATCATCATAGACAGGTAAATCAGTGAAAGAAGCACTCCAATCGTTAGAAGCATCCAAAACAGCAGAACCAACAACACTACCATCAGCAACTAAAACAACAGTAACATTAACAGGTCTAACACCATCTTGATTGTTATTGTCATTCCAAACTTTAGTAACATTAACAACAGTTACAACAGGAACATGAGTGTTAACAACAGTAAAGTCATACGCTGAATCAACTGAAATAACAGAAGTATAATTAGCAACACTAACTTCCTCAACAGAATACACAATCACATTACCAGCATCATAGACAGGCAAATCAGTGAAAGAAGCACTCCAATCGTTAGAAGCATCTAAAACAGCACTATCAACAACACTACCATCAGCAACTAAAACAACAGTAACATTAACAGGCCTTACACCATCATTATTATCTGCATCATTCCAAACTTTAACAATGCTTACATTAGTTACAACAGGAACATGAGTGTTAACAACAGTAAAGTCATACGCTG
It encodes the following:
- a CDS encoding Cna B-type domain-containing protein, translated to DVDNQDGVRPVSIVVVLSNDTGVVAEYELNDANGWKHTFKDLPVYVNEGALINYTVVEKLVPADYKAVTVKVDGYNYIINNTHVPEVTNVSVVKVWNDKDNQDGVRPDEIVVELLADGVVVNSAVLNASNGWSFTFAGLDVYKHNGTVIVYTVNESSVPAGYSVSIDSDDRGNWTVTNTHVPAVTDVSVVKVWNDNSNQDGVRPVNVTVVLVAEGNIVDSAVLDASNDWSASFKNLPVYNAGELIEYSVEEVGISNYTSVVSNDTAYDWTVTNTHVPAVTDVSVVKVWNDNSNQDGVRPVNVTVVLVADGNVVDSAVLDASNDWSASFTDLPVYDAGNVIVYSVEEVSVANYTSVISVDSAYDFTVVNTHVPVVTNVSIVKVWNDADNNDGVRPVNVTVVLVADGSVVDSAVLDASNDWSASFTDLPVYDAGNVIVYSVEEVSVANYTSVISVDSAYDFTVVNTHVPVVTVVNVTKVWNDNNNQDGVRPVNVTVVLVADGSVVGSAVLDASNDWSASFTDLPVYDDGEVIEYSVEEVSVANYTSVISVVGDYDFSVVNTHVPVVTVVNVTKVWRDNDDQDGVRPVNVTVVLVADGSVVGSAVLDASNDWSASFTDLPVYDDGEVIEYSVEEVSVANYTSVISVVGDYDFSVVNTHVPVVTVVNVTKVWRDNDDQDGVRPVNVTVVLVADGNVVGTTVLDASNDWSASFTDLPVYDAGEVIEYSVEEVSVANYTSVISVVGDYDFTVVNTHVPVVTAVNITKVWMDNNNTDGVRPSSVTVVLVADGNVVGFAVLDASDDWSASFENLPVYKDGNMIEYSVEEISVANYTTAISVNGAHDFTVVNTHVPVITAVNITKVWKDTEEKEKTSTPEIEIILYADGVPVANATLFPGNDWKLSFDDLPVYHDGKVINYTIGVIENNHTVNMTSDEGNFTILTPTSDNNQTNDTVNNTNTTNEVDDTVPVEPEVPVNPENPDHPVPHKQHVPKHIKHETLATGNPIVLLLLALFIPFIRRKEN